One genomic segment of Ferrimonas sp. YFM includes these proteins:
- a CDS encoding NADH:ubiquinone reductase (Na(+)-transporting) subunit B encodes MSGSNPKKRQEAYYAHGNSMKAFMRSLFVAHARPTSGKVHIRDGIDVKRTMWVVMWCLVPAMLFGLYNQGLQAQIAITGGAEAANGLFTALFGELNADSGALAKFAYGACLFLPIYVTALAVNLFWEIVFARARGQELHEGFLVTSMLFALILPISTPLWMVALGVTFGVVMAKEVFGGLGCNFLNPALAGLAFLYFAYPTVFAAPEQLVAVDGYTGATDLALAAKGKLDFADYAWYQAFTDSAWWDAFLGLTPGAIGETSTLALLIGGGLLMLSSLSSWRIVAGVFIGMVATATLFNVIGSNSNPMFAMPWTWHLVTGGFAIGMLFMATDPVTSTYTRKGRWAYGILIGFMVVLVRVVNPKMAEGMMLAILFSNLWAPIFDYLVARTNIKRRLARNGI; translated from the coding sequence ATGAGCGGTTCCAATCCCAAAAAACGCCAGGAGGCGTATTACGCCCACGGCAACTCCATGAAGGCATTCATGCGGTCGCTGTTTGTCGCCCATGCCCGTCCGACTTCGGGTAAGGTGCACATCCGCGACGGCATCGATGTAAAACGCACCATGTGGGTGGTGATGTGGTGTCTGGTGCCCGCCATGCTGTTTGGCCTGTATAACCAGGGCCTGCAGGCGCAGATCGCCATCACCGGCGGCGCCGAAGCGGCCAATGGCCTGTTCACCGCCCTGTTTGGTGAGCTGAACGCCGACAGTGGCGCCCTGGCCAAGTTTGCCTATGGCGCCTGCCTGTTCCTGCCCATCTACGTTACCGCTCTGGCGGTGAACCTGTTCTGGGAAATTGTGTTTGCCCGTGCCCGTGGTCAGGAGCTGCATGAAGGCTTCCTGGTCACCTCCATGCTGTTTGCGCTGATCCTGCCGATCTCCACCCCCCTGTGGATGGTGGCCCTGGGCGTCACCTTCGGTGTGGTCATGGCCAAAGAGGTGTTCGGTGGCCTGGGTTGTAACTTCCTCAACCCGGCACTGGCGGGTCTGGCGTTCCTCTACTTCGCCTACCCCACGGTATTTGCTGCCCCTGAGCAGCTGGTGGCCGTAGACGGCTACACCGGTGCCACTGACCTGGCGCTGGCCGCCAAAGGCAAGCTCGACTTTGCGGATTACGCCTGGTATCAAGCGTTCACCGACTCTGCCTGGTGGGATGCCTTCCTGGGCCTGACCCCGGGCGCCATCGGCGAAACCAGCACCCTGGCCCTGCTGATTGGCGGCGGCCTGCTGATGCTCTCCAGCCTCTCCTCCTGGCGAATCGTCGCCGGTGTGTTCATTGGCATGGTGGCCACCGCCACCCTGTTCAATGTGATCGGCTCCAACTCCAACCCAATGTTTGCCATGCCCTGGACCTGGCACCTGGTCACCGGCGGCTTTGCCATCGGCATGCTGTTTATGGCCACGGATCCGGTCACCAGCACCTACACCCGTAAAGGGCGCTGGGCTTACGGCATCCTCATCGGTTTCATGGTGGTTCTGGTTCGTGTGGTCAACCCCAAGATGGCCGAAGGGATGATGCTGGCGATTCTGTTCAGCAACCTGTGGGCACCGATTTTCGATTACCTGGTGGCACGCACCAACATCAAGCGGAGGCTGGCACGCAATGGCATTTAA
- a CDS encoding Na(+)-translocating NADH-quinone reductase subunit A, whose amino-acid sequence MATTTKVTTVKRGLDVPLAGEPRQEIDGRLCPSHVALLGEEYAGLKPTMLVEPGDRVKKGQPLFEDKKQKGVLYTAPAAGVVSAIHRGERRVLQSVVIDIEGDEQVLFDCFDDLDGLTREQVQSNLLASGLWTALRTRPFSRAPKPGSVPAGLFITAMDTNPVAADPRVVIAEEAQSFADGLKVLSTLTDGKLYLCHDAGEDLPGAELPQVETHRFTGVHPAGLVGTHIHHILPVSLERQVWHIGYQDVIAVGKLFTTGELYTDRVIALSGPDIVDPRLVRIPLGAELTRLMRGELKPSHSRVVSGSVLSGHTADGPHDFLGRFHNQVTVLTEDSEHELLPWERPSRKAFSIARSLVSLFAGKQKFDLTTQTGGSKRAIVAFGQFEKVMPLDILPTLLLRDLICQDTDEAQALGALELDEEDLALCTFVCPSKYDFGKELRTCLDIIEKEG is encoded by the coding sequence ATGGCGACGACAACTAAGGTAACGACCGTAAAGCGGGGGCTGGATGTGCCCCTGGCCGGTGAACCCCGGCAAGAGATCGACGGCCGCCTGTGTCCCTCCCATGTAGCCCTGCTCGGCGAAGAGTACGCCGGCCTCAAGCCCACCATGCTGGTGGAGCCCGGGGACAGGGTTAAGAAGGGCCAGCCGCTGTTTGAGGATAAGAAGCAGAAGGGTGTGCTGTACACGGCCCCCGCCGCCGGGGTGGTCAGCGCCATCCATCGGGGCGAACGCCGAGTGCTGCAGTCCGTGGTGATCGACATCGAGGGAGACGAACAGGTACTGTTCGACTGCTTCGACGATCTCGACGGCCTGACCCGGGAACAGGTGCAAAGCAATCTGCTGGCCAGTGGCCTGTGGACCGCCCTGCGCACCCGTCCCTTCTCCCGTGCCCCCAAGCCTGGCAGCGTCCCCGCAGGCCTGTTCATCACCGCCATGGACACCAATCCGGTGGCGGCTGATCCCAGAGTGGTGATCGCCGAGGAGGCCCAGTCCTTCGCCGACGGCCTCAAGGTGCTCAGCACCCTGACCGACGGCAAGCTGTACCTGTGTCACGACGCAGGTGAGGATCTGCCTGGAGCCGAACTGCCTCAGGTAGAAACTCATCGCTTTACCGGCGTACACCCTGCCGGCCTGGTGGGCACCCACATCCACCACATCCTGCCGGTCAGCCTGGAGCGTCAGGTATGGCACATCGGCTACCAGGATGTTATTGCGGTAGGCAAGCTGTTCACCACAGGTGAGCTGTACACCGACCGGGTGATCGCCCTGTCCGGTCCGGACATCGTCGATCCCCGCTTGGTACGCATCCCCCTGGGCGCAGAGCTGACCCGCCTGATGCGAGGCGAGCTCAAGCCCAGCCACTCTCGAGTGGTCTCCGGCTCCGTGCTGTCCGGCCATACCGCCGACGGCCCTCACGACTTCCTGGGACGCTTCCACAACCAGGTGACCGTGCTCACCGAAGACAGCGAACACGAACTGCTGCCCTGGGAACGCCCATCACGCAAAGCGTTCTCCATCGCTCGCAGTCTGGTTTCCCTGTTTGCCGGCAAGCAGAAGTTCGACCTGACCACCCAGACCGGGGGCTCCAAGCGCGCCATCGTGGCCTTTGGCCAGTTTGAGAAGGTGATGCCGCTGGATATCCTCCCTACCCTGCTGCTGAGAGATCTCATCTGCCAGGACACCGATGAAGCCCAGGCTTTGGGTGCATTGGAGCTGGATGAAGAGGACTTGGCACTGTGCACCTTTGTCTGCCCGAGTAAGTATGACTTCGGCAAGGAGCTGCGCACCTGTCTGGACATTATTGAGAAGGAAGGCTGA
- a CDS encoding TonB-dependent receptor: MFVKSSLAKSVRLAVVFGAAATLAQPAVAAEEGNDEGSEVEKITVTGSRIARPEFTQPAPIVSIGSDEIAKFGNVDLGSILAELPAVGATDTIIGNNNSNALAGISSADLRRLGANRTLVLVNGKRHVAGAPGSAQVDLTTIPAALIERVEVITGGASAIYGSDAVSGVVNIILKDNFEGFEFDVGYGNSMEGVDNEGHVFSLVGGADLADGRGNVTFFANYDRTKEVMSTQLNQLDGWGTVANPDDTGEDDGIPDRLRVPRVYSEMINDTGVINPFGGAAGRWTFDQNGNPMLQTERDLSNSFAFGNFPNGCDTCFNPEEYENYIPGVERITVGSTFNYDLTDNVEFYSDFKYVSSDIKQQFQPSFRFGNISIDVEDNAFLDDGLRQTLLDAGQTTVSMAKFFDELGNRSADNQRDLFRFVGGFRGDFTLSETDFNWELFYVWGETRNERKTLNDLIPDNLVAAIDSVIDPATGEAACRSQVPSAQGDDYEDPASVNGDQCVAYNPFGFGQVSDAARDFVSADVTRNDKITQQVMGATLGTDSSELFELPGGPVDVVVGWEYREETSETTTDEFTKAGFLTNAATPDSYGEYDVTEYFIEVRLPLIEGMTGIEELTLDGAFRGADYSHAGNADAWKVGAFYSPFDGLSFRGTIGEAVRAPNVAEAFDPLSPGFARVSDPCDADNINDDPDRAANCAALGMPPGFEANDNVSVDLLSGGNSDLKSETSKSKTVGLVWSPNFLEDFSLTVDYYEIEIEDAITFVEAQDVANNCVDATGGPDANFCGQVDRDPDTFDITLVRSGYLNASALETSGVEFQATYSMEVGPGDLDLNLVGNHLIEYKEFVFQDRPDEVNYEEGEVGDPEWQFRFSADYRWDDMTVNWVTRFIDNSVTYDVTPGPNGGSPEDVSPGYVPSIFTHDLGGTYNFNDTVQLRAGIRNLFDKLPPGYTVNPIYDLVGRRYYVGVNVRL; this comes from the coding sequence ATGTTCGTGAAGTCTAGCTTGGCCAAGTCCGTAAGGCTGGCTGTAGTATTTGGCGCAGCCGCAACTTTGGCTCAGCCTGCTGTAGCCGCCGAGGAAGGCAATGACGAGGGAAGCGAAGTAGAGAAAATTACCGTTACCGGTTCTCGTATCGCCCGTCCTGAATTCACCCAACCAGCCCCCATCGTAAGCATCGGTTCCGACGAAATTGCCAAGTTCGGTAACGTCGACCTGGGTTCTATCCTGGCCGAACTGCCTGCAGTGGGTGCGACCGACACCATCATTGGTAACAACAACAGTAACGCCCTGGCCGGTATCAGCTCCGCTGACCTTCGCCGTCTGGGTGCCAACCGTACCCTGGTACTGGTGAATGGCAAGCGTCACGTAGCCGGTGCCCCTGGTTCCGCTCAGGTTGACTTGACCACCATTCCTGCCGCTCTGATTGAGCGCGTGGAAGTGATTACCGGCGGTGCGTCCGCGATCTATGGTTCCGACGCGGTATCCGGTGTTGTAAACATCATCCTCAAAGACAACTTCGAAGGCTTCGAGTTTGATGTGGGTTATGGCAACTCCATGGAAGGCGTGGACAACGAAGGCCACGTATTCAGCCTGGTGGGTGGTGCTGACCTGGCAGATGGCCGCGGTAACGTGACCTTCTTCGCCAACTACGACCGCACCAAAGAGGTAATGTCTACTCAGCTGAACCAGCTGGATGGTTGGGGCACTGTGGCCAACCCTGATGACACTGGCGAAGACGATGGCATTCCAGATCGTCTGCGTGTACCTCGGGTGTACTCCGAAATGATCAACGACACCGGCGTCATCAACCCCTTTGGTGGTGCTGCCGGCCGTTGGACCTTTGATCAGAACGGTAACCCCATGCTGCAAACCGAGCGCGACCTGTCCAACAGCTTCGCCTTCGGTAACTTCCCCAACGGCTGTGACACCTGTTTCAACCCTGAAGAGTACGAAAACTACATCCCAGGTGTTGAGCGTATTACCGTTGGCTCTACCTTTAACTATGATCTGACCGATAACGTTGAGTTCTACTCTGACTTCAAATACGTATCCTCAGACATCAAGCAGCAGTTCCAGCCTTCCTTCCGCTTCGGTAACATCAGCATCGACGTAGAAGACAACGCCTTCCTGGATGACGGTCTGCGTCAGACTCTGCTGGATGCCGGTCAAACCACCGTCTCCATGGCCAAGTTCTTCGACGAGCTGGGTAACCGCTCCGCCGACAACCAGCGTGACCTGTTCCGCTTCGTTGGTGGCTTCCGTGGCGACTTCACCCTGAGTGAAACCGACTTCAACTGGGAACTGTTCTACGTTTGGGGCGAAACCCGCAACGAGCGTAAGACTCTGAACGACCTGATCCCAGACAACCTAGTTGCCGCCATTGACTCGGTAATTGACCCAGCCACAGGCGAAGCCGCCTGTCGCAGTCAGGTGCCTAGTGCCCAAGGTGACGACTACGAAGATCCAGCGTCCGTTAACGGCGACCAGTGTGTGGCCTACAACCCCTTCGGTTTCGGCCAGGTATCTGACGCTGCCCGCGACTTCGTCTCTGCCGACGTAACCCGTAACGACAAGATCACTCAGCAGGTAATGGGCGCCACCTTGGGCACCGATTCTTCCGAGCTGTTTGAACTGCCTGGCGGTCCGGTAGACGTGGTAGTGGGTTGGGAATATCGTGAAGAGACTTCCGAAACCACCACCGACGAGTTCACCAAAGCTGGCTTCCTGACCAACGCCGCAACACCTGATTCCTACGGTGAGTACGACGTAACCGAATACTTCATCGAAGTACGTCTGCCTCTTATCGAAGGCATGACCGGTATCGAAGAGCTGACCCTGGACGGTGCATTCCGTGGCGCGGACTACTCTCACGCTGGTAACGCCGACGCCTGGAAAGTGGGTGCCTTCTACTCTCCGTTCGACGGCCTGAGCTTCCGCGGAACCATCGGCGAAGCGGTACGTGCGCCTAACGTTGCCGAAGCCTTCGATCCCCTGTCCCCTGGTTTTGCCCGTGTATCCGATCCTTGTGACGCGGACAACATCAACGACGATCCGGATCGCGCCGCCAACTGTGCTGCCCTGGGCATGCCTCCAGGCTTCGAAGCCAACGATAACGTGAGTGTTGATCTGCTCTCCGGTGGTAACTCTGACCTGAAGTCCGAGACCTCCAAGTCTAAGACTGTTGGTTTGGTGTGGAGCCCCAACTTCCTGGAAGACTTCTCTCTGACCGTGGACTACTACGAGATTGAGATTGAAGACGCCATCACCTTCGTTGAAGCTCAGGATGTTGCCAACAACTGTGTGGACGCCACCGGTGGCCCAGACGCCAACTTCTGTGGTCAGGTTGACCGTGACCCAGACACCTTCGACATCACCCTGGTTCGCTCCGGCTACCTGAACGCTTCTGCCCTGGAAACTTCAGGCGTCGAGTTCCAGGCCACCTACTCCATGGAAGTGGGCCCTGGTGACCTGGACCTGAACCTGGTTGGTAACCACCTGATTGAATACAAAGAGTTTGTATTCCAGGATCGTCCTGACGAGGTGAACTACGAAGAGGGTGAGGTTGGTGATCCAGAGTGGCAGTTCCGCTTCAGCGCCGACTACCGCTGGGATGACATGACTGTGAACTGGGTGACTCGCTTCATCGATAACTCCGTTACCTATGACGTAACCCCAGGTCCAAACGGTGGTTCCCCAGAAGACGTGAGCCCAGGATACGTTCCTAGCATCTTCACTCACGACCTGGGTGGTACCTACAACTTCAACGACACCGTACAGCTGCGTGCCGGTATCCGTAACCTGTTTGACAAACTGCCTCCAGGTTACACCGTTAACCCGATCTACGATCTGGTTGGCCGCCGCTACTACGTAGGCGTTAACGTTAGGCTGTAA
- a CDS encoding HAD-IC family P-type ATPase, with the protein MNVNRVREGRCPPGLEPGSPWAEQSQGLLDRFGSSPSGLSAEEAGQRLKLFGPNRLPKPPTLGVFEIFLRQFRSPLIYILMLAAVLSLVTHEVTDALFIGAILLINAIIGTIQEFSAQRATEALQRVVGTRARVLRDGEPYDLDADQLVPGDMVLLESGDKIPADLRLVSCHDTAIDESLLTGESLPVTKCHDTALPVDTPLGDRSNMAFAGTLMGRGRATGVVVATGMATQLGGIAAQVMRDPEAKVPLLVRMDTFVRRVALMVGGAVTLMALVALYRGAGLMEIMLLAVALAVSVIPEGLPVALTVALAIGQGRMAKRQVIVRRLISVEALGSCTCIASDKTGTLTVNRLTVKRVVLPGDKILTVSGEGLEPAGRVEGEDPITDNQQQRLQRLAWAALLCNPAHLLHHNGSWQGQGDAVDVALLVMGKKLGQVKEALLGQCPEVASLPFESERMFCASANRCGDRVQVSVKGAPERILPMCTTMATSAGDVPLEEEELRRVAESLASESFRMLAVAEGTAPSQLHSDGELEHASLKQLTLLGLVGMVDPLRPESAQAVADCKRAGIRVVMVTGDHPITALAVARNLELAERADEIVTGESLRQAGGAQAVDAIVDQGRVFARVEPVQKLDIVHSLQRLGHFVAVSGDGANDSPALKAAQVGVAMGSTGTEVAKETSDLIITDDNFSSILAGVEEGRVAYANVRKVVFLLISTAAAELVLFTLALFTGLPLPLTAVQLLWLNLVTNGIQDIALAFEPAEGSELKRPPRDPKEAIFNRLMLERVILSALTIGPLAFLLFQWQLAQGASLDEARNLTLLMMVLFENVQVFNSRSETLSLFRHPILGNPLLVFGTLAAQLVHLWAMHTPWLAGILQAAPVTLEQWTSLLLAALLLMVVMELHKGWLLWRQR; encoded by the coding sequence ATGAACGTAAACCGAGTCAGAGAGGGCAGGTGCCCCCCAGGCCTTGAACCGGGAAGCCCCTGGGCAGAGCAGAGCCAGGGTCTGCTAGACCGGTTCGGCAGCTCCCCATCCGGGCTGAGTGCCGAAGAGGCCGGCCAGAGGCTGAAGCTTTTTGGCCCCAACCGTCTTCCTAAGCCTCCCACCCTTGGGGTGTTTGAGATCTTCCTACGGCAGTTCAGAAGTCCCCTTATCTACATTCTTATGCTGGCGGCTGTGCTGTCATTGGTGACCCATGAGGTTACCGATGCCCTGTTCATCGGCGCCATCCTGCTGATTAACGCCATCATCGGGACCATTCAGGAGTTTTCTGCCCAGAGGGCGACCGAAGCCCTGCAGCGGGTCGTGGGTACCCGGGCCAGAGTGCTTAGAGATGGTGAACCCTATGACCTGGACGCCGATCAATTGGTGCCGGGGGATATGGTGCTGCTGGAGTCCGGAGACAAGATTCCTGCAGACTTGAGGTTGGTGAGCTGTCACGACACAGCCATCGATGAATCCCTGCTGACCGGTGAGTCCCTGCCGGTGACCAAGTGTCACGACACTGCACTTCCCGTCGATACCCCGTTGGGCGACCGCAGCAATATGGCGTTTGCCGGCACCCTGATGGGAAGAGGGCGGGCCACAGGAGTGGTGGTGGCAACCGGCATGGCGACCCAACTGGGCGGCATTGCCGCTCAGGTGATGAGGGATCCCGAGGCCAAGGTGCCGCTGCTGGTACGCATGGATACCTTCGTTCGACGGGTGGCCTTAATGGTGGGGGGGGCGGTGACCCTGATGGCGCTGGTAGCCCTTTACCGCGGTGCCGGCTTAATGGAGATTATGCTCCTGGCTGTGGCCTTGGCGGTATCGGTGATACCCGAAGGCTTGCCTGTGGCGCTGACCGTGGCCCTGGCCATCGGCCAGGGGAGGATGGCGAAGCGTCAGGTGATCGTTCGCCGACTGATCTCTGTGGAAGCCCTGGGTTCCTGTACCTGCATCGCCTCCGACAAGACCGGCACTTTGACGGTCAATCGTCTGACGGTCAAAAGGGTGGTGCTGCCCGGAGACAAGATACTGACGGTCAGCGGTGAGGGGCTGGAGCCAGCGGGCAGGGTCGAAGGTGAAGACCCCATAACCGATAACCAACAGCAGAGGTTGCAGCGTCTGGCATGGGCGGCGCTCCTGTGTAATCCCGCGCATCTGCTCCATCACAATGGCAGTTGGCAGGGGCAGGGGGATGCCGTGGATGTGGCGCTGTTGGTGATGGGTAAGAAGCTGGGGCAGGTGAAAGAAGCGCTGCTTGGGCAATGCCCTGAGGTGGCCAGCCTGCCATTTGAGTCTGAACGGATGTTCTGTGCCAGTGCCAACCGCTGCGGTGACCGGGTTCAGGTGTCAGTGAAGGGGGCGCCAGAGCGGATATTGCCTATGTGCACCACTATGGCGACCTCGGCAGGGGATGTGCCCCTGGAAGAGGAAGAGCTTCGGAGGGTGGCGGAATCGCTGGCCTCGGAGAGTTTTCGCATGCTGGCGGTGGCGGAGGGAACCGCGCCGTCGCAGCTGCACAGCGATGGTGAACTGGAGCATGCCAGCCTGAAACAGCTGACCTTGCTGGGCCTGGTTGGGATGGTGGATCCTCTCAGGCCGGAGTCTGCTCAGGCGGTGGCCGACTGCAAGAGGGCAGGGATCCGGGTGGTGATGGTCACAGGGGATCACCCCATTACCGCCCTGGCGGTGGCGAGAAACCTGGAGCTGGCCGAACGGGCCGATGAGATCGTGACCGGCGAGTCACTCAGGCAAGCAGGCGGGGCGCAGGCCGTGGACGCCATTGTCGACCAGGGACGGGTATTTGCCCGGGTGGAACCGGTACAGAAGCTGGACATTGTCCACTCCCTCCAGCGCCTGGGTCACTTCGTAGCAGTCAGTGGCGACGGGGCCAACGATTCTCCGGCACTCAAGGCGGCACAGGTGGGTGTGGCCATGGGGAGCACTGGCACCGAGGTGGCCAAGGAAACCAGCGACCTGATCATTACGGATGACAACTTCAGCTCCATATTGGCCGGCGTTGAAGAGGGCCGGGTCGCCTACGCCAACGTGCGAAAAGTGGTGTTCCTGCTGATCTCCACCGCTGCCGCTGAGCTGGTGCTCTTTACCCTGGCGCTGTTCACTGGCCTGCCTCTTCCCCTGACGGCGGTGCAACTTCTGTGGCTGAACCTGGTGACCAATGGCATTCAGGACATCGCCCTGGCGTTTGAACCTGCAGAGGGCAGCGAACTGAAGCGGCCGCCCCGAGATCCGAAAGAGGCGATTTTCAACCGGTTGATGCTGGAGCGGGTAATATTATCGGCTCTCACCATAGGGCCCTTGGCTTTCCTGCTGTTCCAGTGGCAGTTGGCCCAAGGGGCCAGTCTGGATGAGGCGCGCAACCTGACCCTGCTGATGATGGTGCTATTCGAGAATGTTCAGGTGTTCAACAGCCGCTCTGAAACCTTATCTCTGTTCCGTCACCCCATACTGGGTAACCCTCTGCTGGTGTTTGGCACCCTGGCCGCGCAATTGGTGCACCTATGGGCCATGCACACTCCCTGGCTAGCCGGGATTCTGCAGGCGGCACCGGTTACCCTGGAGCAGTGGACATCCCTGCTGCTGGCGGCGCTGCTGTTGATGGTGGTGATGGAGCTGCATAAGGGGTGGTTACTCTGGCGGCAGAGATAG
- a CDS encoding ISL3 family transposase — translation MQKLTLPISPWEGFSPTHTELHHDTLTIHLTPSGPGQCRCGQAVSRVHDVTIRTIQERDVFGYQTLLSVPLRRLRCPDCGVVTECLSWLEPHARQTNRLILYVEQLLKRMPIKHVNEMTGLHWHTLKRLDIQRLTREVTEPDWSKVRRLVMDEFALFKGHRYATVIADADTHQVLWVGEGRSREAIRPFFLTLGEHCQHIEAVAMDMNTAFDLEVAMHCPNAAVVYDLFHVVAKYGREVVDRVRVDRANELRQDKPARRRVKRGRWVLLKNRKNMTDKQHAYLEELLAENRSLMVVYLMREQLKELWYADSPDAALSQWRLWWQQVTESGIEPLIRFAKKLKPYLNGIIASATFRLHTCKLEGMNNKIKVIKRMAYGYRDSDYFFLKIRAAFPGNAR, via the coding sequence ATGCAAAAGCTTACCTTGCCTATCTCACCGTGGGAAGGGTTTTCCCCCACTCATACTGAGCTCCACCACGATACTCTTACCATCCATTTAACCCCCTCGGGCCCCGGTCAATGTCGCTGTGGCCAAGCTGTCAGTCGGGTTCACGATGTCACTATCCGCACTATTCAGGAGCGTGATGTTTTTGGCTACCAGACTTTGCTGTCTGTACCACTGCGCCGACTACGCTGCCCTGACTGTGGTGTGGTCACTGAGTGCCTTTCCTGGCTGGAGCCCCATGCTCGCCAGACCAACCGACTTATCCTGTACGTCGAACAACTGCTAAAGCGGATGCCCATTAAGCACGTTAATGAGATGACCGGTTTGCACTGGCACACCCTCAAGCGGCTGGACATACAGCGTCTGACTCGGGAGGTCACCGAGCCGGACTGGAGCAAGGTACGACGTCTGGTCATGGACGAGTTTGCCCTGTTCAAGGGCCACCGCTACGCCACTGTCATCGCCGATGCCGACACTCACCAGGTGCTGTGGGTTGGCGAGGGCCGTAGTCGAGAGGCGATACGACCGTTCTTCCTGACGTTGGGAGAGCACTGCCAGCATATCGAAGCGGTAGCCATGGACATGAATACCGCCTTCGACCTAGAAGTGGCGATGCATTGCCCCAATGCCGCAGTGGTCTACGACCTTTTCCATGTGGTGGCCAAATATGGCCGGGAAGTGGTGGATCGGGTGCGAGTGGACCGAGCCAACGAGCTGAGGCAGGACAAACCGGCCAGAAGAAGAGTAAAGCGAGGTCGGTGGGTGCTGCTGAAGAACCGGAAGAACATGACCGACAAGCAGCACGCCTACTTGGAGGAACTGTTAGCTGAGAACCGGTCGCTGATGGTGGTGTACCTGATGCGGGAACAACTGAAGGAGCTGTGGTATGCCGACAGTCCCGATGCTGCTCTGAGCCAGTGGCGTTTATGGTGGCAACAGGTCACCGAGAGCGGCATCGAACCGCTTATCCGCTTCGCTAAGAAGCTCAAACCCTACCTCAATGGCATCATCGCCTCGGCTACCTTCCGGCTGCACACCTGCAAGCTTGAGGGAATGAACAACAAGATAAAGGTTATCAAGCGCATGGCCTACGGATACCGGGACAGCGACTACTTCTTCCTGAAGATACGAGCCGCTTTTCCCGGTAATGCGCGATGA
- a CDS encoding P-loop NTPase fold protein gives MMTILDANSANPTWNDDLLGGREAYALSLTKHLLSQPNGYALNINAPWGAGKTFFLKCWQNSLSVPDWIQGSQPILAIYIDAWETDFADDPLLACVAQISTQLKPHIEGFDQKSRSWLEATGSFMKKAAPEMVRAAVRKAIGFDWEAAIHSNEDEEALSQKLSEAPPKRDLDNNREESDTKLIEHMAMLATKGLIDRFEKDKAHIQSFRTSLSQLMQMIMEEEKSPYCGSQKVFIFIDELDRCRPSYAIELLELIKHMFYIPEAAFVVATDSSQLRHAISGVYGESFDGGRYLGRFFNSRFMLPKPSTTAFLNSRVDWSKNPHFGRGRIWPRDEKLVSFASVIGGYTGLELRDIHQVALRLEFIMEQNPGLIHGPTLIFLLCLSVSHADLYESLKIGRLSLSTDQDSSVFSKIEGFLPYISHGPKAQRLDNHIERYGPNGLMSTTSIDHLVAEATIERNEQIGDNNESQANPFLSPFIVEMSNLDEASIKRVVIRDYFKLVDVGNALEGV, from the coding sequence ATGATGACCATTCTCGACGCAAACTCCGCAAATCCAACTTGGAACGATGATCTTTTGGGGGGGAGAGAAGCGTATGCACTAAGTCTGACTAAGCACTTATTGTCTCAACCCAATGGGTACGCGCTCAACATAAATGCACCGTGGGGAGCAGGAAAAACATTCTTCTTAAAGTGCTGGCAGAATTCGCTTTCAGTTCCGGACTGGATACAGGGAAGCCAGCCCATTTTGGCAATATACATTGATGCTTGGGAGACTGATTTTGCAGACGACCCACTACTGGCCTGCGTTGCACAGATCAGTACTCAGCTAAAGCCCCACATAGAGGGATTCGACCAGAAGTCCAGAAGCTGGCTCGAAGCGACAGGCTCTTTCATGAAAAAGGCCGCTCCAGAAATGGTCCGAGCAGCGGTAAGGAAAGCTATTGGATTCGACTGGGAAGCGGCTATCCACTCAAATGAAGACGAGGAGGCTCTATCGCAAAAGCTATCTGAAGCTCCTCCAAAAAGAGATCTGGATAACAACCGCGAAGAATCAGATACAAAACTAATTGAGCACATGGCTATGCTTGCAACCAAAGGCCTCATTGATCGATTTGAAAAAGATAAAGCCCATATCCAGTCGTTTCGAACATCACTTTCACAACTGATGCAGATGATCATGGAGGAGGAAAAGTCCCCATACTGCGGCTCCCAGAAGGTATTTATCTTCATAGACGAACTCGATCGTTGCCGCCCTTCGTATGCTATCGAGCTGCTTGAGCTAATCAAGCACATGTTCTATATCCCTGAGGCAGCATTTGTCGTCGCCACAGACTCTTCTCAGCTCCGACACGCAATAAGCGGTGTCTACGGAGAAAGCTTTGATGGAGGAAGGTATCTCGGTAGATTCTTCAACAGTAGATTCATGCTGCCCAAACCTAGCACAACAGCGTTTTTAAACTCCCGAGTTGACTGGTCTAAAAACCCTCACTTTGGCAGAGGTCGGATATGGCCACGAGATGAGAAATTAGTCAGCTTTGCTTCAGTTATCGGGGGCTATACCGGCTTAGAGCTTAGAGATATACACCAGGTAGCTCTGCGGCTGGAGTTCATCATGGAACAGAATCCAGGGCTAATTCATGGGCCAACACTAATATTTTTACTTTGCTTAAGCGTTAGTCACGCAGACCTATACGAATCCCTGAAAATCGGACGCCTCTCCCTGTCCACTGATCAAGATAGTAGTGTCTTCTCGAAAATCGAAGGCTTTTTGCCTTACATCAGTCATGGGCCAAAGGCTCAGCGATTAGACAACCACATCGAAAGATACGGGCCTAATGGGCTTATGAGCACAACTAGCATCGACCATCTTGTTGCAGAAGCGACTATTGAGCGGAATGAACAGATAGGTGACAACAACGAGTCCCAAGCTAATCCTTTCTTAAGCCCATTCATTGTAGAAATGAGCAATTTAGATGAAGCTTCTATAAAGAGAGTGGTGATCAGAGACTACTTCAAACTGGTAGATGTGGGGAACGCCCTAGAAGGTGTATGA